One genomic region from Quercus robur chromosome 4, dhQueRobu3.1, whole genome shotgun sequence encodes:
- the LOC126722506 gene encoding glutathione S-transferase U19-like translates to MAGEVVLLDFWPSMFGMRVRIALAEKGIKYEYKEEDLKNKNKSPLLLEMNPIKKQIPVLIHNGKPVCESLIIVQYIDEVWNDKSPLLPSDPYQRAQARFWADFVDKKVFGDAQKVCSTKGEEQEAGKKEFLETLKTLEVELGDKPYFGGETFGYVDLSFITFYSWFHSYEVLGNINIEAECPKIIAWAKRCMQKEAVAKSLPDQKKVYEEHVARLRKMFVSE, encoded by the exons ATGGCGGGCGAGGTGGTTCTGTTGGATTTCTGGCCTAGCATGTTTGGGATGAGGGTCAGGATTGCTCTGGCTGAGAAGGGTATCAAGTATGAGTACAAGGAAGAGGACttgaagaacaagaacaagagcCCTCTGCTTTTAGAGATGAACCCCATTAAGAAGCAGATCCCAGTTCTCATCCACAACGGGAAGCCTGTGTGTGAGTCGCTCATCATTGTTCAGTACATAGACGAGGTCTGGAATGATAAGTCTCCATTGTTGCCCTCTGATCCTTACCAGAGAGCTCAAGCCAGGTTCTGGGCTGATTTTGTTGATAAGAAG GTTTTTGGAGATGCACAGAAGGTATGTAGCACAAAAGGAGAAGAGCAAGAGGCAGGCAAGAAGGAATTCCTTGAAACCTTAAAGACATTGGAGGTGGAGCTTGGTGACAAGCCTTACTTTGGGGGTGAAACATTTGGGTATGTGGACCTTTCTTTTATCACTTTCTACAGCTGGTTCCATTCCTACGAGGTCTTAGGCAATATCAACATAGAGGCAGAGTGCCCCAAGATTATTGCATGGGCTAAGAGGTGCATGCAGAAGGAGGCTGTGGCCAAGTCTCTTCCTGACCAGAAGAAAGTTTATGAGGAGCATGTTGCTCGGTTGAGGAAAATGTTTGTTTCGGAGTAG
- the LOC126722031 gene encoding uncharacterized protein LOC126722031 — protein sequence MAKKPHDSRRKNELITSHRSTSNSSEVNVELPTTNVAIPIPKNADVPIPENADVPISQTQFQRIDLDSLDYDPGTRKQIWEYHVNQRDEIRRAYIKKGPHQPPLETFKKSGKQNRSFQASWYRNNSKWLEYSPTTDAAYCLPCFVFHNPIVVVGQNTFIVGGFRNWKKVGGKDCSFQVHIGKDPNSAHRVAEQMCKDLMNQSQHLQRVVDHFTTEQIANNRLQLKATIFIVRYLAFQAIAFRGRDESFSSLNRGNFHESLGIVTFWNEKVAEIIEKAPKNATYTSPRIQKEILHVFSAKVKKAIREEIGDAKFCIMVDEARDESMKEQMAMVFRYVDVEGFVKERFFGLIHVVDTAALTLKKGMYSLLSQYCLDIQNIRGQGYDGASNMRGMWNGLQALILNDCPYAYYIHCFAHRLQLALVKSSKQVVPISHFFLTLLFLIKIVSASCKRNEQLKVANANEIARLIDLEELETGSGLNQIGTLQRPGETR from the exons ATGGCGAAGAAGCCTCATGATAGCAGAAGGAAAAATGAACTTATCACAAGTCACc gttcaacttcaaattcttctgAAGTCAACGTGGAATTGCCAACAACTAATGTTGCTATTCCAATTCCAAAAAATGCGGATGTTCCAATTCCGGAAAATGCGGATGTTCCAATCtctcaaacacaatttcaaagaatTGACCTTGATTCTTTGGATTATGATCCCGGAACACGCAAACAAATATGGGAATATCATGTTAATCAACGTGATGAAATTCGACGGGCTTACATTAAAAAAGGTCCGCACCAACCTCCTCTAGAGACATTCAAAAAAAGTGGAAAGCAGAATCGTAgttttcaagcttcttggtatagaaataattcaaaatggCTTGAATATTCTCCTACAACAGATGCAGCTTATTGTCTACCCTGCTTTGTCTTTCATAATCCAATTGTGGTTGTGGGACAAAATACATTTATTGTTGGTGGATTTAGAAATTGGAAAAAGGTTGGGGGCAAAGATTGTTCTTTTCAAGTTCATATAGGAAAAGATCCTAACTCAGCTCATAGAGTTGCTGAGCAAATGTGTAAGGATTTGATGAACCAATCGCAGCATTTGCAAAGAGTAGTTGATCATTTCACTACTGaacaaattgcaaataatcGGTTGCAATTGAAGGCCACAATTTTTATTGTGCGATATCTTGCCTTTCAAGCTATAGCTTTTAGAGGTCGAGATGAAAGTTTTAGTTCATTAAATCGTGGGAACTTTCATGAATCATTGGGTATTGTGACTTTTTGGAATGAGAAGGTTgctgaaataatagaaaaagctCCAAAAAATGCAACCTACACATCACCTAGGATTCAAAAGGAAATTCTACATGTTTTCTCAGCCAAAGTGAAGAAGGCCATTCGGGAAGAAATTGGTGATGCAAAGTTTTGCATAATGGTTGATGAAGCTCGTGATGAGTCCATGAAAGAGCAAATGGCTATGGTGTTTAGATATGTTGATGTAGAAGGCTTTGTGAAAGAAcgcttttttgggcttattcaTGTTGTTGACACTGCAGCTTTGACTCTAAAGAAGGGGATGTATTCTTTGTTATCTCAATATTGCttagatatacaaaatattcgAGGGCAAGGATATGATGGAGCAAGCAACATGCGAGGTATGTGGAATGGATTAcaagctttgattttgaatgattgcCCATATGCTTACTATATCCATTGTTTTGCACATCGCTTACAATTGGCATTAGTAAAATCATCAAAACAAGTTGTTCCcattagtcatttttttcttacattgctTTTTCTGATCAAAATTGTTAGTGCTTCATGCAAGCGCAATGAGCAATTGAAAGTTGCCAATGCTAATGAAATAGCACGTTTGATTGATCTTGAAGAGCTTGAGACCGGAAGTGGACTTAATCAAATTGGCACTTTACAACGACCTGGAGAAACACGTTAG
- the LOC126722034 gene encoding transcription factor RF2b-like: MAITANVVLLYLPINEEEQGKGKMGHCKANTHFDCGGGGGGGGSSTASLDEFGSEDDLFSTYIDVDKLSGADQSGVEGNGNGNGEKSGGGGGGGSKGGHRHSSSFDGSSTTMSSIGVFDEIMDAKKAMPL; encoded by the exons ATGGCCATTACAGCCAATGTGGTACTTCTCTACCTTCCAATAAATGAGGAAGAGCAGGGCAAAGGGAAGATGGGGCATTGCAAAGCCAATACTCACTTTGATTG tggtggcggtggcggtggtggtgggtcCTCCACTGCTAGTTTGGACGAGTTCGGATCCGAGGATGACCTTTTCTCAACCTACATTGATGTTGATAAACTCAGTGGCGCGGATCAGAGTGGCGTTGAAGGAAACGGTAATGGAAATGGAGAGaagagtggtggtggtggtggtggcggtagCAAAGGTGGGCACAGGCATAGCAGTTCTTTTGATGGGTCCTCCACTACAATGTCATCTATAGGTGTTTTTGACGAGATTATGGATGCCAAGAAAGCCATGCCTTTATGA
- the LOC126722035 gene encoding probable glutathione S-transferase produces the protein MDPIHKKIPVLIHNGKPVCESLVIVLYIDEAWNDKSPLLPSNPYQRAQARMITGFSSIKEVWTTKGEELKAAKKEFLETYNILEGELGDKPYFGGERLGYVGLTLIPFYTWFYFIKTIGCFKIEAQCPKIVAWAKRCMQKETIAKILPDQKKVYELLGQFRKRAWFGVD, from the exons ATGGATCCCATTCACAAGAAGATCCCAGTTCTTATCCACAACGGGAAACCAGTGTGTGAGTCTCTTGTCATTGTTCTGTACATTGATGAGGCCTGGAATGACAAATCTCCATTGTTGCCCTCTAATCCTTACCAGAGAGCTCAAGCTAG AATGATTACCG GTTTCTCAAGTATCAAGGAGGTATGGACCACAAAAGGAGAGGAGCTAAAGGCAGCAAAGAAGGAATTTCTTGAAACCTATAACATATTGGAGGGGGAACTTGGTGACAAACCTTACTTTGGGGGTGAAAGACTAGGGTATGTGGGCCTTACTCTTATCCCTTTCTACACCTGGTTCTATTTTATTAAGACCATAGGGTGTTTCAAAATTGAGGCACAGTGCCCCAAGATTGTTGCATGGGCTAAGAGGTGTATGCAGAAAGAGACTATCGCCAAGATCCTTCCTGACCAGAAGAAGGTTTACGAGCTTCTTGGACAGTTTAGGAAAAGGGCTTGGTTTGGAGTAGACTAA